A window of the Virgibacillus pantothenticus genome harbors these coding sequences:
- a CDS encoding carbon starvation CstA family protein, giving the protein MSGILVAFIGMVVFALGYRYYSKFVAEKIFRLDPNYLTPAHRYNDGVDFVPTNKFVLWGHHFTSVAGAAPILGPAIAVYWGWLPAFLWVILGTVFAAGVHDFGTIVLSVRNKGQSVGTLAHRLIGQRAKILFLFIILILVLMVNAVFAWVISNLFISYPASVLPVFIQIPLAIWIGYAVYKRNIKMLVPSVIALAVMYLAAILSSKMEWMQIDLVQWMGGEGSAGIFGLGAVSSAFFIWIIILMVYVYIASTLPVWKLLQPRDFINSHQLVVGLAILYLGLIFINPEMTAPVTNPHADTPWLPLLFITIACGAISGFHGLVSSGTSSKQLDKETDARFVGYAGAVGEGILALVSIIAVATFFTSTADFSAVYSSFANANADGLGTFVEAAAVLAGGIGIPADVAVTIVSIIVVSFAATTLDTSVRLMRYIIAELGSEYKLPILTKTHVATSIAVLSSAALVLLPEGPKGFGSGGYQLWPLFGTANQLLAAISLMLIAVWLKRLGRNYAVVIIPMIFVMVMTLYAMFQQVMFEWSWAGTEPNTLLFVLGAIIFVFAIWIIITAFSVLSGNAQQNIDD; this is encoded by the coding sequence ATGTCAGGTATATTAGTAGCTTTTATTGGTATGGTTGTTTTTGCGTTAGGGTACCGATATTATTCGAAATTTGTAGCGGAGAAGATTTTTCGGTTAGATCCTAATTATCTCACGCCTGCACATCGCTATAATGATGGGGTGGATTTTGTACCAACGAATAAATTTGTGTTATGGGGACATCACTTTACATCTGTTGCCGGCGCGGCACCTATATTGGGACCTGCAATAGCCGTATATTGGGGCTGGCTGCCAGCATTTTTATGGGTTATTCTCGGCACTGTATTTGCCGCGGGGGTACATGATTTTGGAACAATTGTATTATCTGTACGTAATAAGGGGCAATCTGTTGGTACATTAGCACATCGACTCATTGGACAGCGAGCGAAAATTCTGTTTTTATTTATTATTTTAATTCTTGTACTTATGGTTAATGCTGTATTTGCGTGGGTGATATCCAACTTATTTATTTCTTATCCCGCAAGTGTACTACCAGTATTTATTCAAATTCCTTTAGCTATTTGGATTGGTTATGCGGTGTATAAACGAAACATTAAGATGCTTGTACCTTCAGTTATAGCATTGGCTGTTATGTATCTTGCAGCGATATTATCTAGCAAGATGGAATGGATGCAAATAGACCTTGTTCAATGGATGGGAGGAGAAGGGAGTGCTGGAATATTTGGGTTAGGCGCTGTTTCCTCAGCATTCTTTATTTGGATTATTATCTTAATGGTTTATGTGTATATTGCTTCAACACTTCCGGTATGGAAATTGTTACAACCAAGAGATTTTATTAATTCACACCAGCTTGTCGTTGGTTTAGCAATTTTATACTTGGGATTAATCTTTATCAATCCAGAAATGACAGCGCCAGTGACGAACCCTCATGCGGATACGCCATGGCTTCCATTATTATTTATTACGATTGCTTGTGGAGCTATATCAGGCTTTCATGGGCTTGTTTCATCTGGAACGTCTTCCAAACAACTAGATAAGGAAACAGATGCCCGATTTGTTGGTTATGCTGGAGCAGTTGGAGAAGGGATTTTAGCATTGGTATCAATCATTGCTGTAGCGACATTTTTTACTAGTACTGCTGATTTTTCAGCGGTTTACAGTAGTTTTGCGAATGCAAATGCTGACGGTTTGGGGACTTTTGTAGAAGCTGCTGCTGTACTAGCAGGAGGAATTGGAATTCCAGCTGATGTCGCGGTAACGATCGTTTCCATTATTGTTGTTAGTTTTGCTGCAACTACCTTGGATACTTCTGTACGGCTAATGCGCTATATCATTGCAGAATTAGGCAGTGAGTACAAATTGCCAATATTAACGAAAACCCATGTTGCAACATCCATTGCTGTTTTATCAAGTGCAGCACTTGTTTTACTTCCTGAAGGACCTAAAGGTTTTGGATCCGGAGGTTATCAACTATGGCCATTATTTGGAACAGCAAACCAATTATTAGCAGCGATTAGTTTAATGTTAATTGCTGTTTGGTTAAAGCGGCTGGGAAGAAATTATGCTGTTGTGATAATTCCAATGATATTTGTAATGGTGATGACGCTATATGCCATGTTCCAGCAAGTGATGTTTGAATGGTCGTGGGCTGGAACAGAGCCGAATACATTATTATTTGTACTCGGGGCCATCATTTTTGTTTTTGCTATTTGGATTATTATTACTGCGTTCTCCGTATTAAGTGGTAATGCACAGCAAAATATCGACGATTAA